Genomic window (Desulfurobacteriaceae bacterium):
TTTTAAAAAATGTAGAAGAGATTAAAAAGGCCACTCTTAAATCTCCAAAAGAAACTGAAGAAGCCATCGTTCTTATCGTAGAAGACAGTCCCGTAGCAGCTAAAATAATGAAGAAAGCTGTTGAAGGACTAGGAAAAAAAGTCTTAATATCAAGAAATGGCATAGAAGGACTAAAAATACTGAACAGCTTTCTAAAGGAAGCTGAAAGTAAAGGAAAAAATGTAAGAAACTATATTCAAGTTATTATCTGTGATATTGAAATGCCAAAAATGGATGGATTAACTTTTATAGAAAAAATAAAGAAACATCCTCTACTTTCAAAGATTCCTGTAATAATAAATACTTCCCTTTGCGACAGAGCAACTATTACTAAAAGCCAAAAGGTCAAAGCTGACGCATACATTGTTAAATTCGACCTTTCTTCCTTGATAAAGGCCATTCACGATTTAACTTCAAAAGAGAATTAAAATATAATCTGCAGACCTTGTCAAGATAATCCGAAAATAATCGGTCAATAAGAGAAAAACTCATAAATATTCTCAATTTCTTGTTTTCCAATTTTCTTTTCTACTTTCAATAGACATTTTCTATAATACCTATCTATAAAACAAATAAGAAGGAAGAAAGAAGAAGTGAAGAGGATATTGGGGATAACCTTCTACACAACAAAAGAAGTAGCAGAAATTCTAGGAAAATCTGAGGCGACCATAAAGAATTGGATCTACGAAGGGAAGTTGGGGGCTACTCAAGTAGGAAGAGACTATTTAATACCTGACGGCGAAATTCTTGAGTTTCTAAAAAAGAATGCGAATAAAAAAGACATAAAGTTTTGAGGAGGTTAATTATGGCTGAAGAAAAGGAACTTCAAACGGGAGTTGTTGATTTAAACAGTCCAGAAGAAGTTTTTAAGGAACTTAGAGGGGAAATAGCAAGGATAACTATTTTAAGAGATGGAAAAGTTCTTGATAGGGTTTTGCCAGAAGAAATAGATGATGATGTAGTTTTTTGGGTAAAGGATAAGTATGGAGGGGGAAAGTATCAGCTAATATTGTTTGGAAAAGACGGAAAGGTTAAGAAGAGACTTTCTTTTGCGATAGATGGAAAACCAAAAGGTGTAGAAGAGGAGAAAGTAGAAGGGAATAGCTCGTTGGCACTTCTTGAAAAGCTTATAGAGAAATTAGAAAAGAAAGAGGAT
Coding sequences:
- a CDS encoding helix-turn-helix domain-containing protein translates to MKRILGITFYTTKEVAEILGKSEATIKNWIYEGKLGATQVGRDYLIPDGEILEFLKKNANKKDIKF